The Pseudooceanicola algae genome has a window encoding:
- a CDS encoding ribonuclease activity regulator RraA: MTDYILSEETRAKLMKVSTASVATALYKRGLRNQFVQGVVPVDRKPVTMVGQAFTLRYIPAREDRNPLTAFRDREHKQRVAIETCPEGHVLVMDARKDSRAATAGSILITRLAKRGGAGVVSDGGVRDALGIGALDMPAYFACSSAPTNLTLHEAIDINVPISCGDAPVFPGDVMLGDGDGVMVIPAHLADEIADECTGMESFEDFVLEKVENGAGIIGLYPATDESNLEEYAAWRERTGR, encoded by the coding sequence ATGACAGATTACATCTTGTCCGAAGAAACCCGCGCCAAGCTGATGAAGGTGTCCACCGCGTCCGTTGCCACCGCGCTGTACAAGCGCGGGCTGCGCAACCAGTTCGTGCAGGGCGTCGTGCCGGTCGATCGCAAGCCGGTCACCATGGTCGGCCAGGCCTTTACCCTGCGCTACATTCCCGCCCGCGAAGACCGCAACCCGCTGACCGCCTTCCGCGATCGCGAGCACAAGCAGCGGGTCGCCATCGAAACCTGCCCCGAAGGCCATGTTCTGGTGATGGATGCGCGCAAGGACAGCCGCGCCGCGACCGCCGGATCGATCCTGATCACCCGCCTGGCCAAACGTGGCGGTGCCGGTGTCGTGTCCGACGGCGGTGTCCGGGATGCCCTGGGGATCGGCGCGCTTGACATGCCGGCCTATTTCGCCTGCTCCTCGGCGCCGACCAACCTGACCCTGCACGAAGCCATCGACATCAACGTGCCGATCTCCTGCGGCGACGCGCCGGTCTTTCCCGGTGACGTGATGCTGGGCGACGGCGACGGCGTGATGGTCATCCCCGCGCACCTCGCGGACGAGATCGCGGATGAATGCACCGGCATGGAATCCTTCGAGGACTTCGTGCTGGAAAAGGTCGAGAACGGCGCCGGAATCATCGGCCTCTATCCCGCGACCGACGAAAGCAATCTTGAAGAATACGCCGCCTGGCGCGAACGGACAGGACGTTGA
- a CDS encoding SDR family NAD(P)-dependent oxidoreductase, with protein sequence MKLQGKTAIITGGGRDIGRACAVRLAQEGANVAINYFASADGAKETVAQVEAAGGKAIAVQGDLCTAEGVDTLVAATVEAFGGIDILVNNSGGLIARKSFREMSMDHWLAVMDLNVTSTVRMTKAVLEHMKSGAIVNLASQAGRDGGGPGASAYAASKGTIMTLTRGLAKELGPDIRVNALCPGMIDTDFHNIFTKPEARSALEGASPLKRQGVPMDVANMVLFLASDESAYVTGVNLDINGGMLFS encoded by the coding sequence ATGAAGCTTCAGGGAAAGACCGCGATCATCACCGGCGGCGGCCGTGACATTGGCCGCGCCTGCGCGGTACGTCTGGCTCAGGAAGGCGCGAATGTCGCCATCAACTACTTTGCCAGCGCCGATGGCGCGAAGGAAACCGTGGCACAGGTCGAAGCCGCCGGTGGCAAGGCCATCGCGGTCCAGGGCGATCTGTGCACCGCCGAAGGCGTCGATACGCTGGTTGCGGCGACGGTCGAAGCCTTTGGCGGCATCGATATCCTGGTGAATAACAGCGGCGGCCTGATCGCCCGCAAAAGCTTCCGCGAAATGTCGATGGACCATTGGCTGGCGGTGATGGACCTGAACGTCACCAGCACCGTGCGGATGACCAAGGCCGTTCTGGAACACATGAAAAGCGGCGCGATCGTCAACCTGGCCAGCCAGGCCGGACGTGACGGCGGCGGCCCCGGCGCCTCGGCTTATGCCGCGTCGAAAGGCACCATCATGACCCTGACCCGGGGCCTCGCCAAGGAACTGGGCCCGGACATCCGCGTGAACGCGCTGTGCCCCGGCATGATCGACACCGATTTCCACAACATCTTCACCAAGCCCGAGGCCCGCTCGGCCCTGGAAGGTGCCTCGCCGCTGAAGCGTCAGGGTGTACCGATGGATGTGGCGAACATGGTGCTGTTCCTGGCCAGCGACGAATCCGCCTATGTCACCGGCGTCAATCTCGACATCAACGGTGGCATGCTGTTCAGCTGA
- the manD gene encoding D-mannonate dehydratase ManD — MKIIDAKVFVGGPAKNYVTLKIMTDQGIYGLGDATLNNRETLPAQYLTDYLIPNLVGMDPRNSEDIWQFLYRGAYFRRGPIAMAAFGAIDMALWDIKGKLANMPLYQLFGGKSRDGAMVYAHATGADTEDLMDSISYYVDQGYKAVRVQCGVPGMPTKGYAVPESKGAFRNHITSYSGIRPKVETWDSDKYMRFMPGVLEEIRDRFGPDLKILHDVHHRLMPREAAAFAKSVEPANLFWLEDPTPAEDQDALTLIRQHSTVPIAIGEVFNSIYDCNKLIERELIDFIRVAVTYAGGITPVKRIVDLAGLHHVRTGFHGAPSHSPLCMAAQAHLNAWAPNFGIQEYLVLGTPECDALFPSDHRMENGMVLVSDAPGLGVDFDEKEAARYEYAPGSHPVVRLEDGTMWNY, encoded by the coding sequence ATGAAGATCATCGACGCCAAGGTATTCGTTGGTGGCCCTGCCAAGAACTACGTCACTCTCAAGATCATGACCGATCAGGGGATCTACGGCCTTGGGGACGCGACGCTCAACAACCGCGAGACCCTGCCTGCGCAATACCTGACCGACTACCTGATCCCGAACCTGGTCGGGATGGACCCGCGCAACAGCGAAGACATCTGGCAGTTCCTCTACCGCGGCGCCTATTTCCGGCGCGGCCCCATCGCCATGGCGGCCTTCGGGGCCATCGACATGGCCCTTTGGGACATCAAGGGAAAGCTGGCGAACATGCCCCTGTACCAGCTGTTCGGGGGCAAAAGCCGCGATGGTGCCATGGTCTATGCCCATGCGACCGGGGCGGATACCGAAGACCTGATGGATTCGATCTCCTACTACGTGGACCAGGGGTACAAGGCCGTGCGCGTGCAATGCGGCGTGCCCGGAATGCCGACCAAGGGCTATGCCGTCCCCGAAAGCAAGGGCGCCTTCCGCAACCACATCACCAGCTATTCCGGTATCCGCCCCAAGGTCGAAACCTGGGACAGCGACAAGTACATGCGCTTCATGCCCGGCGTGCTTGAAGAGATCCGCGACCGCTTTGGCCCCGATCTGAAGATCCTGCACGACGTCCACCACCGCCTGATGCCGCGCGAGGCCGCAGCCTTTGCCAAATCGGTCGAACCCGCCAACCTGTTCTGGCTCGAGGACCCGACCCCCGCCGAAGATCAGGATGCCCTGACCCTGATCCGCCAGCATTCCACCGTACCGATTGCGATCGGAGAGGTCTTCAATTCGATCTACGATTGCAACAAGCTGATCGAGCGCGAGCTGATCGACTTCATCCGCGTGGCCGTGACCTATGCCGGCGGGATCACCCCGGTGAAACGGATCGTCGATCTGGCCGGGCTGCACCATGTCCGCACCGGGTTCCACGGCGCGCCCAGCCATTCGCCGCTTTGCATGGCCGCGCAGGCGCATCTGAATGCCTGGGCGCCGAATTTCGGCATTCAGGAATATCTGGTGCTGGGCACGCCGGAATGCGACGCGCTGTTCCCTTCGGACCACAGGATGGAAAACGGCATGGTGCTGGTCAGCGACGCACCGGGTCTGGGTGTCGATTTCGATGAAAAAGAGGCGGCCCGGTACGAATACGCGCCCGGCAGTCACCCCGTCGTACGTCTGGAAGACGGCACGATGTGGAACTACTGA
- a CDS encoding FadR/GntR family transcriptional regulator has protein sequence MSEAGRPSLADQVYDQLLTQITDEKYPVHGRLPNETDLAEDFGVSRPIIRAALARLRTDGIIQSRRGSGSYVLRRPDRQVVSFVPLGSITDIQKCYEFRIDVEGAAAAWAAQRRDEDDLAEMDRAYRIMEANYLQKELGVDADQQLHLAIARATKNTFFVSVLESLGPQIAFGVELSRSLTLLDVPLRQETVLAEHRAVLDAIRKGQPQAASAAMRQHITAAKDRMFIGRD, from the coding sequence TTGAGCGAGGCGGGGCGCCCGTCACTGGCCGATCAGGTTTACGATCAGCTGCTGACGCAGATTACAGACGAAAAGTACCCGGTCCACGGGCGGCTTCCGAACGAAACCGACCTTGCGGAAGATTTCGGGGTGTCCCGCCCGATCATCCGGGCGGCCCTTGCCCGTCTGCGCACCGACGGCATCATCCAGTCGCGGCGCGGCTCGGGCAGCTATGTCCTGCGCCGCCCCGACCGGCAGGTGGTCAGCTTCGTGCCCCTCGGGTCGATCACCGATATCCAGAAATGCTATGAATTCCGCATCGACGTCGAAGGCGCAGCCGCTGCCTGGGCGGCGCAACGGCGCGACGAGGACGATCTGGCGGAAATGGACCGGGCCTACCGGATCATGGAGGCGAACTACCTTCAGAAGGAACTGGGGGTGGATGCCGATCAGCAGCTTCACCTGGCCATAGCGCGGGCGACGAAGAACACCTTCTTCGTGTCGGTTCTGGAATCCCTCGGGCCGCAGATCGCCTTCGGGGTCGAGCTGTCACGCTCCCTGACCCTGCTCGATGTGCCGCTTCGTCAGGAAACGGTGCTGGCCGAGCATCGTGCGGTGCTTGACGCCATCCGCAAGGGCCAGCCGCAGGCGGCTTCGGCGGCGATGCGTCAGCATATCACCGCCGCAAAGGACCGGATGTTCATCGGCCGGGATTAG
- a CDS encoding tripartite tricarboxylate transporter permease codes for MASFDIILQALQLVLDPRVLLTAFLAGAFGMFVGAMPGLTATMATALLVPLTFFMDPIPALAAIVAASGMAIFAGDIPGALLRIPGTPASAAYVEDSYKLTMKGRLNEALGTNLLVSCIGGLIGIAVLIVAAPLLAEFALRFTSYEYFWLATLGLSCAIFVASSDALKAGVALLIGLTLATVGLDPTTGVPRFTFGQQNLLAGIEFIPAMIGLFALAEVMRGVIRLNTGTKPAPMPSNTGPLFKGVGGIIRRHPKNIARGSLMGVLIGALPGAGADIAAWMAYAVSKRFSKTPRKYGTGHVEGLVDASAANNAAIGGSWIPALVFGIPGDSVTAIVIGVLYMKGMNPGPMVFIQNPQLIYAVFLIFILTTLMMVPLGWAAVKAAKQVLLVPSRVLLPIVMSLCIVGAFAMTNSVFGIVIMLAIGILGWLLEENGFPVAPIILGLVLGPMFERMFMTSMIKSDGNLLAFFERPIAAGLGVCVLLIWVFSIIGALRQRRATPVGASE; via the coding sequence ATGGCAAGCTTTGATATCATCCTTCAGGCGCTGCAACTGGTCCTTGACCCCCGCGTCCTGCTGACCGCCTTCCTTGCCGGCGCCTTCGGGATGTTCGTCGGCGCCATGCCGGGCCTGACCGCCACAATGGCAACGGCCCTTCTGGTGCCCCTGACCTTCTTCATGGATCCCATCCCCGCCCTTGCCGCCATCGTCGCGGCCAGCGGTATGGCCATCTTTGCCGGTGACATCCCGGGCGCCCTGCTGCGTATTCCGGGCACGCCGGCCTCTGCCGCCTATGTCGAGGACAGCTACAAGCTGACCATGAAGGGCCGCCTGAACGAGGCGCTCGGCACCAACCTTCTGGTGTCCTGCATCGGTGGCCTGATCGGCATCGCCGTACTGATCGTCGCGGCGCCGCTGCTGGCCGAATTCGCCCTGCGCTTCACCTCCTATGAATACTTCTGGCTGGCGACGCTCGGCCTGTCCTGCGCCATCTTCGTGGCGTCCAGCGACGCGCTGAAAGCCGGTGTTGCACTGCTGATCGGCCTGACCCTGGCGACCGTCGGCCTTGACCCCACAACCGGGGTGCCGCGGTTCACCTTCGGGCAACAGAACCTGCTTGCCGGGATCGAATTCATCCCGGCGATGATCGGTCTCTTCGCCCTGGCCGAGGTCATGCGTGGGGTCATCCGGCTCAACACCGGGACGAAACCTGCCCCGATGCCTTCCAACACCGGGCCCCTGTTCAAGGGGGTCGGCGGGATCATCCGCCGGCACCCCAAGAACATCGCCCGCGGGTCGCTGATGGGTGTGCTGATCGGCGCCCTGCCCGGGGCCGGCGCGGATATCGCGGCCTGGATGGCCTATGCGGTCTCCAAACGGTTTTCCAAGACGCCGCGCAAATACGGCACCGGCCACGTCGAAGGGCTTGTCGATGCCTCGGCCGCCAATAACGCCGCCATCGGCGGGTCCTGGATCCCGGCGCTTGTCTTCGGCATCCCCGGCGACAGCGTGACCGCCATCGTCATCGGCGTCCTTTACATGAAGGGGATGAACCCCGGCCCGATGGTCTTCATCCAGAACCCGCAGCTGATCTACGCGGTCTTCCTGATCTTCATCCTGACCACGCTGATGATGGTGCCGCTTGGCTGGGCCGCCGTGAAAGCCGCAAAGCAAGTGCTTCTCGTGCCCTCCCGCGTGCTGCTGCCCATCGTGATGAGCCTCTGTATCGTCGGCGCCTTCGCCATGACCAATTCGGTCTTCGGCATCGTCATCATGCTGGCAATCGGCATCCTTGGCTGGCTGCTCGAGGAAAACGGCTTCCCCGTTGCCCCGATCATCCTTGGCCTGGTCCTGGGTCCGATGTTCGAACGCATGTTCATGACCTCCATGATCAAGTCCGACGGCAACCTGCTGGCCTTCTTCGAACGGCCGATCGCGGCGGGGCTTGGGGTCTGCGTGCTGCTGATATGGGTCTTCTCCATTATCGGGGCCCTGCGCCAGCGTCGGGCGACCCCGGTCGGTGCCAGTGAATGA
- a CDS encoding Gfo/Idh/MocA family protein codes for MAYDNLTVAVAGAGAISEFHLKGWKAQKNVSVAAICDPDKARAEAQAEVFGIPRVFTDMAEMLDAVTPDAVDIITPVGSHAPLVRQAADRGVHVMCQKPMTPTVAEAEALIADVGERVRFMVHENYRFRPHYAELATRMQAGEVGRLRHARLTVRASAVWDYPGNAPFLLQRQPYLAKFRRLLVFEVLIHHLDALRAILGEMTVVSATLDRINPDLEGEDVALIQLRSADGALIVIDADIAAPGHPPLPADRLELLGEGDTLIYDRDRITLLSQPDAVSLHDLKANYQACFTNAVSDFVDGLRSDRPFQTDRLDNLRTLQLMESIYRAAGVTI; via the coding sequence GTGGCATACGATAATCTGACGGTAGCCGTCGCAGGCGCAGGCGCTATCAGCGAGTTTCACCTGAAGGGCTGGAAGGCCCAGAAGAATGTAAGCGTTGCCGCAATTTGCGATCCCGACAAGGCGCGCGCCGAAGCGCAGGCCGAAGTCTTCGGAATTCCGCGCGTCTTCACCGACATGGCCGAGATGCTGGATGCGGTCACCCCCGACGCTGTGGACATCATCACCCCGGTCGGCAGCCATGCCCCGCTGGTGCGGCAGGCTGCGGATCGCGGCGTTCACGTGATGTGCCAGAAGCCGATGACCCCGACCGTGGCCGAAGCCGAAGCCCTGATCGCCGATGTCGGTGAACGCGTCCGCTTCATGGTGCACGAAAACTACCGTTTCCGGCCGCATTACGCGGAGCTGGCAACCCGGATGCAAGCCGGTGAAGTCGGCCGTCTGCGCCACGCCCGCCTGACGGTGCGCGCCTCGGCCGTATGGGATTATCCGGGCAACGCGCCCTTCCTGCTGCAGCGCCAGCCCTATCTGGCCAAGTTCCGCCGGCTTCTGGTCTTCGAAGTGCTGATCCACCACCTTGACGCGCTGCGCGCGATTCTGGGCGAGATGACGGTCGTCAGCGCCACCCTGGACCGGATCAACCCGGATTTGGAAGGCGAAGACGTTGCCCTGATTCAGCTGCGCTCTGCGGACGGCGCGCTGATCGTGATCGACGCGGATATCGCCGCACCCGGCCACCCGCCCCTGCCGGCGGACAGGCTGGAGCTTCTGGGCGAGGGCGATACGTTGATCTATGACCGGGACCGGATTACGCTGCTGTCTCAACCGGATGCGGTGTCCCTGCACGATCTGAAGGCGAACTATCAGGCCTGCTTCACCAATGCGGTCAGCGATTTTGTCGACGGGCTGCGCAGTGATCGTCCGTTCCAGACGGATCGCCTGGACAACCTCCGGACGCTTCAGCTGATGGAGTCGATCTATCGCGCGGCGGGTGTCACCATCTGA
- a CDS encoding Gfo/Idh/MocA family protein, which produces MTRALKVLIAGTGFAGEGHAAAFRAAGAEVVGIVGRTPKVVKDVATRLAIPYGGTEWAQALAECTPDVVSIATPGGVHHDQISQAIAAGCHVFCDKPMTTTGDTAADLQRQARAKGVKTAYAASFRYTPSIRHARQLVAEGAIGAPLEVECISHFNLERDIPFGWSHRKEDGGGRLNNNFTHTLSIVTAVVGDRILSIAGDVRDDLGRAPIVEGVHNFATRRDFIPKDLTDPNLEWGESNVEWSYTVLARIESPLAEHPVSVMFRHGGLQPRFHEDHIIFYGTEGAIYIKGHYGSGALSLFHRDHGWTEQPLPDDIAATTPEVQGETEQCWHYLVNEFIRDIRGETVEPYPTFDEGSQYQQIIDLIRRNETWTDVTGLA; this is translated from the coding sequence ATGACCCGCGCATTGAAAGTCCTGATTGCCGGAACCGGTTTCGCCGGGGAAGGCCACGCGGCGGCCTTTCGCGCTGCCGGTGCCGAGGTCGTCGGCATCGTCGGGCGCACCCCGAAGGTGGTGAAAGATGTCGCAACCCGGCTCGCTATTCCCTATGGCGGGACGGAGTGGGCACAGGCTCTGGCCGAATGCACCCCCGATGTGGTCTCCATCGCCACGCCGGGTGGCGTGCATCACGACCAGATCAGCCAGGCCATCGCCGCCGGCTGCCATGTCTTCTGCGACAAGCCCATGACCACCACCGGCGATACCGCCGCCGATCTTCAGCGGCAGGCCCGCGCAAAGGGCGTCAAGACGGCCTATGCCGCCAGTTTCCGCTATACCCCCAGCATCCGCCACGCCCGGCAGTTGGTGGCCGAAGGCGCCATCGGCGCGCCGCTGGAGGTCGAATGCATCTCTCACTTCAACCTGGAACGCGACATCCCCTTCGGCTGGTCGCACCGCAAGGAAGACGGCGGGGGCCGGCTGAACAACAACTTCACCCATACCCTGTCCATCGTCACGGCCGTCGTCGGCGACCGAATCCTGTCGATCGCCGGGGATGTCCGCGACGATCTTGGCCGGGCACCCATAGTCGAGGGGGTGCATAACTTCGCCACCCGCCGCGATTTCATCCCCAAGGATCTGACCGATCCGAACCTGGAATGGGGCGAAAGCAACGTCGAATGGTCTTATACGGTGCTCGCCCGGATCGAGAGCCCGCTGGCCGAACACCCGGTCTCGGTCATGTTCCGGCATGGCGGTCTTCAGCCCCGGTTTCACGAGGATCACATCATCTTCTACGGCACCGAGGGCGCGATCTATATCAAGGGGCACTACGGCAGCGGCGCGCTTTCCCTCTTTCACCGGGACCACGGCTGGACCGAACAGCCCCTGCCCGATGACATCGCCGCCACCACCCCCGAGGTCCAAGGCGAGACCGAACAATGCTGGCATTACCTGGTCAATGAATTCATCCGCGACATTCGTGGAGAGACGGTCGAGCCCTATCCGACCTTCGACGAAGGCAGCCAGTATCAACAGATCATCGACCTGATCCGGCGCAACGAGACCTGGACCGATGTGACCGGGCTGGCCTGA
- a CDS encoding tripartite tricarboxylate transporter TctB family protein, whose translation MKITDALLGGFFLLLGALMLWQASLFPTFASQPYGAAFLPSILASGFILAGALLLVRDLRLRRALAKGDTGQGDDSNPFFAWNTDLKHGGAPALLAVLGNVLAHIFLTPIIGFLPVSIVGLTLLFLILRLRPWVAIAIAIATSLVCWWLFVGLLRVPLPRGILDGVL comes from the coding sequence ATGAAGATCACCGACGCCTTGCTGGGCGGGTTTTTCCTTTTGCTCGGAGCCCTGATGCTCTGGCAGGCCTCGCTTTTTCCGACATTCGCGAGTCAGCCCTACGGAGCCGCCTTCCTGCCCTCGATCCTGGCCTCCGGGTTCATCCTGGCCGGAGCGTTGCTGCTGGTGCGTGACCTGCGCCTGCGTCGCGCCCTCGCCAAAGGCGACACGGGTCAAGGCGACGACAGCAACCCGTTTTTCGCCTGGAACACGGACCTGAAACACGGCGGTGCTCCGGCGTTGCTGGCGGTGCTGGGCAACGTCCTGGCCCATATCTTCCTGACCCCCATTATCGGGTTCCTGCCGGTTTCCATCGTTGGTCTCACACTTCTTTTTCTTATCCTGCGTCTGCGTCCCTGGGTCGCCATTGCAATCGCGATCGCGACATCTCTGGTATGCTGGTGGCTCTTCGTGGGTCTGCTGCGCGTTCCGCTGCCGCGCGGAATCCTGGACGGAGTTCTCTGA
- a CDS encoding sugar kinase encodes MTAQSNPTFVSIGECMVELSPGVDPLDLRSGFAGDTYNTAWYLRRIRPDWTVRYVTSVGQDALSETMLGQMRAAGIDTDHIRQLPDRTVGLYLITVRDGERSFSYWRDQSAARMLAADQGQLDRALTGADVIYLSGITLAIIGAAGRAVLQQSLKVAHDRGALVVFDPNLRPRLWQDTRTMCDAITDMAALCDIVLPSFEDEATFFGDADPAATLARYQRGLTRTVIVKNGPDAVIYDHCGQTGSVAPTPIAETVDTTSAGDSFNAGAMAALLSGADPEVAIRLGSEIAAQVVCNRGALVPVSVPEIDLPRPG; translated from the coding sequence ATGACTGCCCAATCAAATCCCACTTTCGTTTCCATTGGCGAATGCATGGTCGAACTGTCCCCGGGGGTTGACCCGCTGGATCTTCGCAGTGGCTTTGCCGGGGATACCTACAACACGGCCTGGTATCTGCGCCGTATCCGCCCCGACTGGACCGTGCGCTATGTCACCTCCGTGGGTCAGGACGCCCTGTCTGAAACCATGCTGGGCCAGATGCGCGCCGCCGGGATCGACACCGACCACATCCGGCAATTGCCCGACCGGACCGTGGGTCTTTACCTGATCACCGTGCGCGACGGCGAGCGCAGCTTTTCCTACTGGCGCGACCAATCCGCCGCGCGGATGCTGGCGGCCGACCAAGGACAGCTGGACCGCGCGCTGACCGGCGCCGACGTGATCTACCTGTCCGGCATCACGCTGGCGATCATCGGCGCCGCCGGGCGGGCTGTCCTGCAGCAATCCCTTAAGGTCGCGCATGATCGCGGCGCGCTCGTGGTCTTTGATCCCAACCTGCGGCCCCGGCTTTGGCAAGACACCCGGACCATGTGCGACGCGATTACCGACATGGCCGCGCTTTGCGACATCGTCCTGCCCTCGTTCGAGGACGAGGCCACCTTCTTTGGCGATGCGGACCCGGCGGCTACCCTTGCCAGATACCAACGCGGGCTGACCCGAACCGTCATCGTCAAGAACGGCCCCGATGCGGTGATCTACGATCATTGCGGCCAGACCGGCAGCGTCGCCCCGACGCCGATTGCGGAAACCGTCGATACGACCTCGGCCGGGGACAGTTTCAACGCCGGGGCCATGGCGGCGCTGCTGTCGGGTGCGGACCCCGAGGTCGCCATTCGCCTCGGCTCCGAAATCGCCGCACAGGTGGTCTGCAACCGTGGGGCGCTGGTCCCGGTTTCGGTGCCCGAGATCGACTTGCCGCGCCCCGGCTAG
- a CDS encoding tripartite tricarboxylate transporter substrate binding protein: MTDFAKTTRRGLLKGAAAASALGLVGAPAWAADYPTRPITMIVPWGAGGGTDATARIISALLERRVGQPINVVNRTGGAGVIGHSAIATAPNDGYTLGLVTVEIAMMHHLGLTELTNEDYTPLGLMNADSPAITVAANSDYTDIESLTDAIIASEPGTFKASGTSQGGIWHLALVGWMKSLGLAGDHVTWVPSEGSAPAMQDLIAGGIDIVTVSLGETKAMVDAGRAVNVALMGSERASSHPDVPTLIESGSADFALATWRGVCGPKDMPQEATDAISAALAEIAVDPEFVDFMNGRGFNIAYLDPEAHTAMMAEADAQMAETMAAAGLLRE; the protein is encoded by the coding sequence ATGACTGACTTTGCAAAAACCACTCGGCGCGGGCTGCTCAAGGGCGCAGCGGCGGCTTCGGCCCTCGGCCTCGTCGGCGCCCCCGCCTGGGCGGCCGATTATCCGACCCGTCCGATCACCATGATCGTGCCCTGGGGTGCCGGCGGCGGCACCGATGCCACCGCACGCATCATCTCGGCCCTTCTGGAACGTCGTGTCGGGCAGCCGATCAACGTCGTCAACCGCACCGGCGGCGCAGGCGTCATCGGCCATTCGGCCATCGCAACGGCCCCCAACGACGGCTACACCCTTGGCCTCGTGACCGTCGAGATCGCGATGATGCATCACCTCGGCCTGACCGAGCTGACCAACGAGGATTACACCCCTCTCGGTCTGATGAACGCCGACAGCCCGGCGATCACCGTGGCCGCCAACAGCGACTACACGGATATCGAAAGCCTGACCGATGCGATCATCGCCTCCGAGCCGGGGACCTTCAAGGCCTCCGGCACCTCGCAGGGTGGAATCTGGCACCTGGCGCTGGTCGGCTGGATGAAATCCCTGGGCCTCGCCGGTGACCACGTCACCTGGGTGCCTTCCGAAGGCTCTGCGCCTGCCATGCAGGATCTGATCGCCGGCGGCATCGACATCGTGACGGTTTCGCTGGGTGAAACCAAGGCGATGGTCGACGCGGGTCGCGCCGTCAACGTGGCCCTGATGGGCTCCGAGCGCGCCTCCAGCCACCCCGACGTCCCGACCCTGATCGAAAGCGGCTCCGCCGATTTCGCTCTGGCGACCTGGCGCGGTGTCTGTGGTCCCAAGGACATGCCGCAGGAAGCTACCGATGCGATTTCCGCCGCGCTGGCAGAAATCGCCGTCGATCCCGAGTTCGTGGACTTCATGAACGGTCGCGGCTTCAACATCGCCTACCTCGACCCCGAGGCCCATACCGCGATGATGGCCGAGGCAGACGCCCAGATGGCTGAAACGATGGCTGCTGCCGGCCTGCTTCGGGAATAA
- a CDS encoding cupin domain-containing protein, which yields MSTFPEITTGPDVTRQVLSDHPDLMVVAFRFGETGAEGALHDHPHVQATFCESGRFLFTVGDRSFEVAPGDSFVVPSGVTHGCRCIEPGLLVDSFTPRRDDFL from the coding sequence ATGAGCACTTTCCCCGAAATCACGACCGGCCCGGATGTCACCCGTCAGGTCCTTTCCGATCACCCGGACCTGATGGTCGTGGCGTTCCGCTTCGGTGAGACCGGCGCGGAAGGCGCCTTGCACGACCATCCGCATGTTCAGGCGACCTTCTGTGAAAGCGGTCGCTTCCTGTTCACGGTCGGTGATCGCAGTTTCGAGGTCGCGCCGGGCGACAGTTTCGTCGTGCCGTCCGGGGTCACCCATGGGTGCCGCTGCATAGAACCCGGCCTTCTGGTCGACAGCTTCACGCCGCGCCGCGACGATTTCCTTTGA